Proteins found in one Cetobacterium somerae genomic segment:
- a CDS encoding ParA family protein has product MGKIITIKNNKGGVGKSTLSKNIAHGLAMLDFKTALITSDAQNDSLILLGGWFEGGKGFKSFVQNGEEIKIKIRENLDYFPVETDIFGINLKSKIRNTFNLLKDNYDFIIVDCAPVFNVLNDIILEITDEIIVPIKLDKLSTAGITRLIEKAEGNKITQIVPNLYRNTKISREYFQNLSNFFSDTGVTLTNPIPESVIEEQLSEKGKTVWETQSKKAEELQSLYGEIIGGIIND; this is encoded by the coding sequence ATGGGGAAAATAATAACTATAAAAAATAACAAAGGTGGAGTTGGAAAATCAACTTTATCAAAAAATATTGCACATGGTCTTGCTATGTTAGACTTTAAAACTGCCCTAATTACTTCAGATGCACAAAATGACAGTTTAATACTTTTAGGTGGATGGTTCGAAGGTGGTAAAGGTTTTAAATCTTTTGTTCAAAATGGTGAAGAAATAAAAATAAAAATCAGAGAAAATCTAGACTATTTTCCTGTTGAAACAGATATTTTTGGAATAAATTTAAAAAGTAAAATCAGAAATACTTTTAATTTATTAAAAGATAATTATGATTTTATAATTGTTGATTGTGCTCCTGTTTTTAATGTACTTAATGATATTATTTTAGAAATTACTGATGAAATTATTGTTCCTATCAAACTTGATAAGTTAAGTACTGCTGGTATTACAAGATTAATAGAAAAAGCTGAAGGAAATAAAATAACTCAAATCGTTCCTAATTTATATAGAAATACTAAAATCTCAAGAGAATACTTCCAAAATCTATCTAACTTTTTTAGTGATACAGGTGTTACATTAACAAATCCTATTCCAGAAAGTGTTATTGAAGAACAACTTTCAGAAAAAGGCAAAACAGTCTGGGAAACTCAATCTAAAAAAGCTGAAGAATTACAAAGTTTATATGGTGAAATTATTGGGGGAATTATTAATGATTAA
- a CDS encoding aminotransferase-like domain-containing protein: MNILFKNFKIENENFIYIPLYIFLKNKIEKREISYKLPSIRKVANFLNISSNTVAKSYLELEKINYVKTIKGSGVFINKNIFSERNISSLNLENDDNFNIIKTLNIDFINSTPNYSYLPVNDIKYAINYILDRDQELALINEGPFGSFELRESIKNSLINLDIICKTENIHILSGAQQGIDLISKTLGFSKAHIAIEHPTYLGALKSFKNQDFIIHPIDVENDGLNISQLKQLLLETKIKFIYLMANFQTPTGVTISQKKRLQLLELSKSFDFYIIEDDSASDLYYSSKASVPLKALDVDDRVIYIKSFSKIFMPGFRLGFILVPEKLLTSFLNNKILADSNTSTLYQKSFALLLEKGLIEKHMNLCRKNFEFIQNSIVKELKKIPNVSFIIPGGGCSIWIKLPKNISSMSIYNKLLISNVGIVPGSTYGFDNFIKLNFSRINKKDITTGISLLKEAIEFFINLDI, translated from the coding sequence ATGAATATTCTTTTTAAAAATTTTAAAATTGAAAATGAAAATTTTATATATATTCCTCTTTATATCTTTTTAAAAAATAAAATTGAAAAAAGAGAAATTTCCTATAAACTTCCATCAATTAGAAAAGTAGCTAACTTTTTAAATATCAGCTCTAATACTGTGGCAAAATCTTATTTAGAGTTAGAAAAAATTAACTATGTAAAAACAATCAAAGGAAGCGGTGTTTTTATTAATAAAAATATTTTTTCTGAAAGAAATATCTCTTCTTTAAATTTAGAAAATGATGATAATTTTAATATAATCAAAACTTTAAATATTGATTTTATTAATTCTACACCTAATTACAGTTATCTTCCAGTCAATGATATTAAATATGCTATTAATTATATATTAGATAGAGATCAAGAACTTGCATTAATTAATGAAGGTCCTTTTGGAAGTTTCGAGCTACGTGAATCTATTAAAAATTCTTTGATTAACTTAGATATTATCTGTAAAACTGAAAATATTCATATACTTTCTGGAGCTCAGCAAGGTATAGATTTAATTTCTAAAACTTTAGGTTTTTCTAAAGCGCATATAGCTATTGAACATCCAACTTATTTAGGTGCTTTAAAATCTTTTAAAAATCAAGATTTTATTATACATCCTATTGATGTCGAAAATGATGGTCTTAATATTTCACAATTAAAACAATTACTTTTAGAAACAAAAATAAAATTTATTTATCTCATGGCTAATTTTCAAACACCTACAGGTGTTACTATTTCTCAAAAAAAAAGATTACAGCTTCTAGAACTTTCTAAAAGTTTTGACTTTTATATAATTGAAGATGATTCTGCCTCTGATTTATATTATTCTAGTAAAGCATCAGTACCTTTAAAAGCATTGGATGTTGATGATCGTGTTATTTATATTAAAAGTTTTTCTAAAATATTTATGCCAGGATTTAGATTAGGATTTATTCTTGTTCCTGAAAAACTTCTAACATCATTTTTAAATAACAAAATATTAGCTGATTCTAATACTTCTACTTTATATCAAAAATCATTTGCTCTTCTTTTAGAAAAAGGCTTAATCGAAAAACATATGAATCTTTGTCGAAAAAACTTTGAATTTATTCAAAATTCTATTGTAAAAGAGCTCAAAAAAATTCCAAATGTTAGTTTTATAATTCCAGGTGGAGGTTGCTCTATTTGGATAAAATTGCCAAAGAATATTTCTTCTATGAGTATTTATAATAAATTACTAATTAGCAATGTTGGAATAGTTCCTGGAAGTACATATGGTTTTGATAATTTTATAAAATTAAATTTTTCTAGAATCAATAAAAAAGATATAACTACTGGAATTTCTCTTCTAAAAGAAGCCATTGAATTTTTTATAAATTTAGATATATAA
- a CDS encoding alanine/glycine:cation symporter family protein, whose product MEILNSLINFFNDILWGYVLIVMLLFVGTYFTLKTKFVQIRYFGQMIKILGDSVGHKGGVSSFKAFCISTASRVGTGNLAGVAIAIASGGPGAIFWMWLIAIIGGASSFVESTLAQIYKVKDGEAFRGGPAYYMEKALNKRWMGVAFSILISITFGLIFNSVQSNTISLAFHEAFKLDRTIIGIVLAVGTGAIIFGGVQRIANFSAAVVPVMAILYILVSLYVIISNISMVPEIFRDIIENAFGIRQAVGGGIGAAIMTGVKRGLFSNEAGMGSAPNAAAAAETSHPVKQGFVQTLGVFTDTILICSCTAFMVLISGAHKTEGLTGIQLTQNALSSQVGGWGNVFIALCILLFAFSSIIGNYYYGETNIEFLTPNKTWLNLYRVGVIGMVMFGSIGELALVWNMADLFMGLMAVLNLIAIFLLGKVAFEALGDYSNQKESGLDPSFNKNDIDMPYGERVECWD is encoded by the coding sequence ATGGAGATATTAAATTCATTAATAAATTTTTTTAATGATATTTTATGGGGTTATGTTCTTATTGTAATGTTATTATTTGTAGGAACATATTTTACATTAAAAACAAAATTTGTTCAAATAAGATATTTTGGACAAATGATAAAAATTTTAGGTGATAGCGTAGGTCATAAAGGTGGAGTTTCATCATTTAAAGCATTTTGCATAAGTACTGCCTCTAGAGTTGGAACTGGGAATTTAGCTGGAGTTGCAATAGCGATAGCTTCAGGAGGTCCAGGTGCTATATTTTGGATGTGGTTAATAGCCATTATAGGTGGAGCATCTAGTTTTGTAGAAAGTACTTTAGCACAAATTTATAAAGTAAAAGATGGAGAAGCTTTTAGAGGTGGACCAGCTTATTATATGGAGAAAGCTCTTAATAAAAGATGGATGGGTGTTGCATTTTCAATATTAATATCAATAACTTTTGGACTAATATTTAATTCAGTTCAATCAAACACAATATCTTTAGCTTTTCATGAAGCTTTTAAATTGGATAGAACAATAATTGGTATTGTATTAGCTGTTGGAACGGGAGCTATAATTTTTGGTGGAGTTCAAAGGATAGCAAACTTTAGTGCTGCAGTAGTACCTGTTATGGCGATTCTTTACATATTAGTTTCGTTGTATGTAATTATAAGCAATATAAGTATGGTTCCAGAAATATTTAGAGATATAATTGAAAATGCTTTTGGTATTAGACAGGCAGTTGGTGGAGGAATAGGAGCTGCTATTATGACTGGAGTAAAAAGAGGTTTATTTTCTAATGAAGCAGGCATGGGATCAGCACCAAATGCAGCGGCAGCAGCAGAAACTTCTCATCCTGTAAAGCAAGGATTTGTACAAACTTTAGGAGTATTTACAGATACAATTTTGATTTGTTCATGTACAGCTTTTATGGTTTTAATATCAGGAGCACATAAAACTGAAGGATTAACAGGAATTCAATTAACTCAAAATGCCTTAAGTTCTCAAGTTGGAGGATGGGGAAATGTTTTCATTGCATTATGTATATTATTATTTGCTTTTAGCTCAATAATTGGAAATTATTATTATGGAGAAACGAATATAGAATTTTTAACTCCAAATAAAACTTGGTTAAACTTGTATAGAGTTGGAGTTATTGGAATGGTAATGTTTGGTTCTATTGGAGAGTTAGCACTTGTTTGGAATATGGCTGATTTATTTATGGGATTAATGGCAGTATTGAATCTTATAGCTATATTCTTACTAGGTAAAGTTGCTTTTGAAGCTTTAGGTGATTATAGCAATCAAAAAGAGAGTGGATTAGATCCTAGTTTTAATAAAAATGATATAGATATGCCATACGGTGAAAGAGTTGAGTGTTGGGATTAA
- a CDS encoding Na+/H+ antiporter NhaC family protein, with product MIHTIFIIIAILYSFKVQSILLIILSLIFLGIFIFSIKKFKTLKNTLDIAIAGTKKSYLLVFIFVLLGALSASWFISGTIPALIYYGIKIINPNYFYVFSFLITSLFSFLIGSSFGTVGTIGLVMVSLARGIGLDIYIVAGSIISGAYFGDRGSPMSSSANFVAILTETEIYSNVKGIFKASILPYLITLSLYFYLGKNIEPKFIENNILTLLNQNFYLDFLVFIPMIYLVIMCLLKKNIRHTILVSIFLSLIIGWFLQNYEDRNFIKILIYGFRLPIENELYNVIRGGGIFSMGTAMVMALLSCGLVNIVDKLGVLKLISEKIGFIKSEWKIYLYTIVVAILTAAISCSQSTSILLTSQIMKKIYKKNGFTKELLALDIENSSVVLSSLIPWNIAITVPALMLDISAVKIIPYSLYLFILPLIVMILKIKKLSH from the coding sequence ATGATACATACAATCTTTATTATAATAGCAATATTATATTCTTTTAAAGTTCAATCAATTTTATTAATTATTTTATCTCTAATTTTTTTAGGAATTTTTATTTTTTCAATAAAAAAATTTAAAACTCTAAAAAACACTTTAGATATAGCAATAGCCGGAACTAAAAAATCTTATTTACTAGTTTTTATATTTGTTCTTTTAGGAGCTCTTTCAGCAAGTTGGTTTATATCAGGAACAATTCCAGCTTTAATATACTATGGGATAAAAATTATAAATCCCAATTATTTTTATGTATTTTCATTTTTAATAACTTCTTTATTTTCATTTTTAATAGGAAGCTCTTTTGGAACTGTAGGAACTATAGGATTAGTTATGGTATCTTTAGCTAGAGGTATTGGGTTAGATATTTATATAGTTGCAGGGAGCATAATATCTGGAGCTTATTTTGGTGATAGAGGATCTCCAATGTCATCTAGTGCTAACTTTGTAGCTATTTTGACAGAAACCGAGATATATAGCAATGTTAAAGGAATATTTAAAGCTTCGATTCTTCCATATTTAATAACATTAAGTTTATATTTTTATTTAGGTAAGAATATTGAACCAAAATTTATAGAAAATAATATTTTAACTTTGTTGAATCAAAATTTTTATTTAGATTTTTTGGTATTTATTCCTATGATTTACTTAGTAATAATGTGTCTTTTGAAAAAGAATATTAGGCATACAATATTAGTAAGTATTTTTTTAAGTTTAATTATAGGATGGTTTTTACAAAACTATGAAGATAGAAATTTTATTAAAATATTAATTTATGGATTTAGGCTTCCAATTGAGAATGAATTATATAATGTAATAAGAGGAGGAGGAATATTTTCAATGGGAACAGCTATGGTTATGGCTTTACTTTCTTGTGGGCTAGTTAATATAGTTGATAAACTAGGAGTATTAAAATTGATATCTGAAAAAATAGGATTTATAAAAAGTGAATGGAAAATATATTTATATACAATAGTAGTGGCAATTTTAACAGCTGCTATTAGTTGTAGTCAATCTACTTCTATACTATTAACTTCTCAAATTATGAAAAAGATTTATAAAAAAAATGGATTTACAAAGGAATTATTGGCTTTAGATATAGAAAATAGTAGTGTTGTATTAAGTTCGTTAATACCATGGAATATAGCAATTACTGTACCAGCTTTGATGTTGGATATTTCTGCAGTAAAAATAATACCGTATTCGCTATATCTATTTATTTTACCACTGATAGTAATGATATTAAAAATAAAAAAACTGAGTCATTGA
- a CDS encoding cold-shock protein — translation MKGTVKWFNQEKGFGFITGEDGKDVFAHFSQIQKDGFKTLNEGEEVTFDVTEGAKGPQATNIVVAK, via the coding sequence ATGAAAGGTACAGTTAAATGGTTCAACCAAGAGAAAGGATTCGGATTCATCACTGGTGAAGATGGAAAGGATGTTTTCGCACACTTCTCTCAAATTCAAAAAGATGGATTCAAAACTCTTAACGAGGGAGAAGAAGTAACTTTTGATGTAACTGAGGGAGCAAAAGGACCTCAAGCTACAAATATCGTAGTAGCAAAGTAA
- a CDS encoding RluA family pseudouridine synthase gives MKFKVTEKSELMKFLIDNLSKQSKNNIKTLLSKEQVGVNGKIERQFNFILNPGDEVIINWNKNRNDKTPKGIKILFEDNDIIVIEKEEGLLSISTDKKSNERTAYKLLMDYMKSKDKKERIFIVHRLDKDTSGVMIFAKSEKIKTELQENWDTLVLEREYAVIVEGIVKEKKGQIKSYLKDNKAFVTYSVKDDKTGGKLAITNYKVEKVKGKYTYLKASLETGRKNQIRVHMSDIGHPVVGDKKYGAQTNILKRLGLHAYTLKIKHPVTNKEMSFVSPTPKEFSRIIGE, from the coding sequence ATGAAATTTAAAGTAACTGAAAAAAGTGAATTGATGAAATTTTTAATAGATAATTTGTCAAAGCAAAGTAAAAATAATATAAAAACACTTTTATCAAAAGAACAAGTTGGAGTAAATGGAAAAATAGAAAGACAGTTTAATTTTATTTTAAACCCTGGGGATGAAGTAATAATAAATTGGAATAAAAATAGGAATGATAAAACTCCAAAAGGAATAAAAATTTTATTTGAAGATAATGACATAATTGTAATAGAAAAAGAAGAAGGATTATTATCTATATCAACAGATAAAAAAAGCAATGAAAGAACTGCATATAAATTATTAATGGACTATATGAAGTCAAAAGATAAAAAAGAAAGAATATTTATTGTTCATAGATTAGATAAAGATACATCAGGTGTGATGATTTTTGCTAAATCAGAAAAAATAAAAACAGAACTTCAAGAGAATTGGGATACTCTTGTTTTAGAAAGAGAATATGCTGTTATAGTTGAAGGTATTGTTAAAGAAAAAAAAGGACAAATTAAATCATATTTAAAAGATAATAAGGCTTTTGTGACTTATTCAGTAAAAGATGATAAAACAGGTGGAAAATTAGCAATTACAAATTATAAAGTTGAAAAAGTAAAAGGAAAATATACATATTTAAAAGCTTCTTTAGAAACTGGAAGAAAAAATCAAATTAGAGTTCATATGAGTGATATAGGTCATCCGGTAGTTGGTGATAAAAAGTACGGAGCACAAACAAATATTCTAAAAAGATTGGGGTTACATGCGTATACATTAAAAATAAAACATCCTGTAACTAATAAAGAAATGAGTTTTGTATCGCCTACTCCAAAAGAATTTTCTAGAATTATAGGAGAGTAA
- a CDS encoding NUDIX hydrolase — protein MKINDLRFLKVKIEKHPTRDIQLEFLDKPNAIAALILNFKEDKVLLVEQYRPGVSGKLLEIPAGIIENNEDPIQTLAREVREETGYMFESFEVMYTPKTALILSPGYTSEKLYVYILKLKTEKEKTYEKQLDEGEDLEVLWENFEKVESITNDFKTHYAITLYKNLIKK, from the coding sequence ATGAAAATAAATGATTTAAGATTTTTAAAAGTGAAGATAGAGAAACATCCGACAAGAGATATTCAATTAGAGTTTTTGGATAAACCTAATGCTATTGCAGCTTTAATTTTGAATTTTAAAGAGGATAAAGTTTTATTAGTAGAACAATATAGACCAGGAGTTTCAGGTAAACTTTTAGAAATACCAGCAGGAATAATTGAAAATAATGAAGATCCAATACAAACCTTAGCAAGAGAAGTTAGAGAAGAAACTGGATATATGTTTGAAAGTTTCGAAGTTATGTATACGCCTAAGACTGCATTAATTCTTTCTCCAGGATATACTTCTGAAAAATTATATGTATATATATTAAAGTTAAAAACAGAAAAAGAAAAAACTTATGAGAAACAATTAGATGAAGGGGAAGATTTAGAAGTTCTTTGGGAAAATTTTGAAAAAGTAGAAAGTATAACAAATGATTTTAAAACACATTATGCAATTACATTGTATAAAAATTTAATAAAGAAATAA
- a CDS encoding FomA family porin-like outer membrane protein: MKKNLIYLSAIFAITTMAQGKELVNYPKVEIVEVEDVNIIKEKTTFRPSGYLRIEYKGYGETEGHGDGLENSFSDTSVDPSIAQDEWNRGANNYSRLQTTFGVQATEKILLEGRIRDYNNLERDDESKDNSAKDGTETRMRLYYAHNNWLTSRIEYYNQENDDQELEYQLRMDLYKNKGAFVEKLVLAPKYYHLFPNSNGGNYVNAIGADLEYAGNLPLGIKWDGTLYLDYYFYNQDIITGSNGNDREDKELVVEWEFYLRRHFELYTGNNYGINLNFEGGYDPYVFRQYDRYGFDSNKNSYVMKKSKNTYELYGQLAVSADYRVTENFVTTVGVGAEYRNWDNVNQDSASDWRWQPFAYVAMKTTF; encoded by the coding sequence ATGAAAAAAAATCTGATTTATTTAAGTGCAATTTTTGCTATAACTACAATGGCTCAAGGAAAAGAATTAGTTAATTATCCTAAAGTGGAAATAGTAGAAGTAGAAGATGTAAATATTATAAAGGAAAAAACTACTTTTAGACCAAGTGGTTATTTAAGAATAGAGTATAAAGGTTATGGTGAAACTGAAGGACATGGTGATGGTTTGGAAAATAGCTTTTCAGATACATCAGTAGACCCAAGTATAGCTCAAGATGAATGGAATAGAGGAGCTAATAACTATTCTAGATTGCAAACAACTTTTGGTGTTCAAGCAACTGAAAAAATTCTTTTAGAAGGAAGAATAAGAGACTATAATAATTTAGAAAGAGATGATGAATCTAAAGATAATAGTGCTAAAGATGGAACAGAAACAAGAATGAGATTATATTATGCTCATAATAATTGGCTAACTTCTAGAATTGAATATTATAATCAAGAAAATGATGATCAAGAGTTAGAATATCAATTAAGAATGGATTTATATAAAAATAAGGGAGCTTTTGTAGAGAAATTAGTTTTAGCTCCTAAGTATTATCACCTATTCCCAAATTCTAATGGTGGAAACTATGTTAATGCTATTGGAGCAGATTTAGAATATGCAGGAAATTTACCATTAGGGATAAAATGGGATGGTACACTTTATTTGGATTATTATTTCTATAACCAAGATATCATAACAGGAAGTAATGGAAATGATAGAGAGGATAAGGAACTTGTAGTAGAATGGGAATTTTATTTACGTAGACATTTTGAATTATATACAGGAAATAATTATGGAATTAATCTAAATTTTGAAGGAGGATATGATCCATATGTATTTAGACAGTATGATAGATATGGATTTGATAGTAATAAAAATTCATATGTAATGAAAAAATCAAAAAATACTTATGAATTATATGGGCAACTAGCTGTGTCGGCAGATTATAGAGTAACAGAAAATTTTGTAACTACTGTAGGGGTTGGAGCAGAATATAGAAACTGGGATAATGTAAACCAAGATTCGGCTTCAGATTGGAGATGGCAACCATTTGCTTATGTAGCGATGAAAACAACATTTTAA
- a CDS encoding YdcF family protein, translated as MIFKVLFNLIIVISLGIYKYIFPSSFFINILFFIYLFFIIYHFFILNGNKIFKAIIETCFAIGVTLFIISFGTIITDIHNSKNLEFKNDYIVILGAGLRGDKPKNVLKYRLDKAIDYYKKYPNTIFIVSGGQGKDEIISESKAMKNYLVSHSVPKNNIIEENKSTTTLENLIFSRKLIPNNIKNIGVISNDFHMYRVKFFANSLNYKINPIYAKTPLKSKVSLFSREALAIIYYSLKNILLIQKEPNKS; from the coding sequence ATGATTTTTAAAGTTTTATTTAATCTAATTATTGTAATAAGTTTAGGAATTTATAAATATATTTTCCCTTCGTCTTTTTTTATTAATATCTTATTTTTTATCTATCTCTTTTTTATTATCTATCATTTTTTTATTCTAAATGGTAATAAAATTTTTAAAGCTATTATTGAAACTTGTTTTGCTATTGGAGTTACTCTTTTTATTATTAGCTTCGGAACTATTATCACAGATATACATAATTCAAAAAATTTAGAATTTAAAAATGATTATATCGTTATTTTGGGAGCTGGATTACGAGGAGATAAACCTAAAAATGTTTTAAAATATAGATTAGATAAAGCTATTGATTATTACAAAAAATATCCTAATACTATATTTATTGTTTCTGGCGGTCAAGGAAAAGATGAAATTATTAGTGAAAGTAAAGCTATGAAAAATTATCTTGTCTCACATTCTGTTCCTAAAAATAATATCATTGAGGAAAATAAATCTACAACAACCTTAGAAAATCTAATTTTTTCTCGTAAACTTATTCCAAATAATATAAAAAATATTGGTGTTATAAGCAATGATTTCCATATGTATAGAGTTAAATTTTTTGCAAATTCATTAAATTATAAAATAAATCCTATATATGCTAAAACTCCTTTAAAAAGCAAAGTTAGTCTATTTAGTAGAGAAGCTCTTGCTATTATATATTATAGTTTAAAAAATATTTTATTAATTCAAAAGGAGCCTAACAAAAGTTAA
- a CDS encoding ABC transporter substrate-binding protein, translated as MKSFFKIFTIFILLLNIALGNPEKKIVKIGLGYSGRSYDPHKHTDSSTLAITKQIYNNLFILDNENEVKGELIENYSIKNNTIEMDLKKGILFQDGEELNSEIVKKSLERNKSIPVTKVLVDPIEKIEVIDKYKLRIICTTNVDILLHNLTHSSMAIVKEDKNKKLIGTGAFKLLEWGTGEKVILEKNDNYFKGSPKIDILEFLTIPEAPNRYIALETNEIQIAYDISSIDVKAFKNSKDLEILNKLSYGTDFLSINTEKAPLNDKRLREAISYAIDKDSINEVIFENTSKVANSIITPNTFGYSNKEEKKYNLEKAKQIMKDYKTPIEIELWIYEDTSKYQMAQIIQANLKEIGIDVKIQTLELSSFLQLTAQGKHNALIGLWYTSTGDADYGYYPLLHNNSRGGVGNRSFYNNQRVNTLLDEARKEPLKEKRKEKYKEIQEIILDENPIIPIVYKTYNIGINKNIKGFKFNPNGNHILENIEY; from the coding sequence ATGAAAAGTTTTTTTAAAATATTTACTATATTTATTTTGTTATTAAATATAGCATTGGGAAATCCAGAAAAAAAAATTGTAAAGATAGGTTTGGGATATAGTGGTAGATCTTATGATCCACATAAACATACAGATAGTTCTACATTAGCTATAACCAAACAAATTTATAATAATTTATTTATTCTTGATAATGAAAACGAAGTAAAAGGAGAATTAATCGAAAATTATTCAATAAAAAATAATACAATAGAAATGGACTTAAAAAAAGGCATTTTATTTCAAGACGGTGAAGAATTAAACTCTGAAATTGTAAAAAAGAGTTTAGAAAGAAATAAGAGTATACCAGTTACTAAGGTATTGGTAGATCCTATTGAAAAAATAGAAGTTATAGATAAATATAAATTAAGAATAATATGTACAACAAATGTGGACATATTATTACATAATTTAACTCATTCATCTATGGCAATAGTTAAAGAAGATAAGAATAAAAAATTAATTGGAACAGGAGCCTTTAAACTTTTAGAATGGGGAACAGGAGAAAAAGTAATTTTAGAAAAAAATGATAATTACTTCAAGGGAAGTCCGAAGATAGATATATTAGAATTTTTAACGATTCCAGAAGCACCTAATAGATATATAGCTTTAGAGACAAATGAAATACAAATAGCATATGATATATCATCGATAGATGTAAAAGCTTTTAAAAATTCAAAAGATTTAGAAATATTAAACAAATTATCTTATGGAACAGATTTTTTATCCATTAATACTGAAAAAGCTCCATTAAATGATAAAAGACTAAGAGAAGCAATAAGTTATGCAATAGATAAAGATTCTATAAATGAAGTTATATTTGAAAATACATCAAAAGTGGCCAATTCTATAATAACTCCAAATACTTTTGGATATTCAAATAAAGAAGAGAAAAAATATAATTTAGAAAAAGCAAAACAAATAATGAAGGACTATAAAACTCCGATAGAAATAGAACTATGGATATATGAAGATACAAGTAAATATCAAATGGCTCAAATAATACAAGCAAATTTAAAAGAGATTGGAATTGACGTAAAAATTCAGACATTGGAATTATCATCTTTTTTACAATTAACAGCTCAAGGAAAGCACAATGCTTTAATAGGACTTTGGTATACAAGTACAGGAGATGCAGATTATGGATATTATCCATTACTTCATAACAATTCTAGAGGTGGAGTTGGAAATAGAAGTTTTTATAATAATCAAAGAGTAAATACATTATTAGATGAAGCAAGAAAAGAACCACTAAAAGAGAAAAGAAAAGAAAAATATAAAGAGATACAAGAGATTATTTTAGATGAAAATCCAATAATACCAATAGTTTATAAAACATATAATATAGGAATAAATAAAAATATAAAAGGTTTTAAATTTAATCCGAATGGAAATCATATATTAGAAAATATTGAATATTAA
- a CDS encoding MarR family winged helix-turn-helix transcriptional regulator has product MKTHEGAIYLISSINKEIDFLFSYLLSNLEITKMESVYLKLIYHNPGISQYEISKETKIERSLVTKYITNLEDKGLIEKRKIDSRKKGLYLLKDGILAINYIDSFLPNIQDKFKNLFSENEIKIFLNILKKFKKQLEIINSKNL; this is encoded by the coding sequence ATGAAAACACATGAAGGGGCTATTTATTTAATTTCTTCAATTAACAAAGAAATAGATTTTTTATTTAGTTATCTTTTATCAAATCTAGAAATAACCAAAATGGAAAGTGTTTATTTAAAGCTTATCTATCATAATCCTGGAATTAGCCAATACGAAATCTCTAAGGAAACTAAAATAGAAAGATCTCTTGTTACTAAATACATTACAAATTTAGAGGATAAAGGATTAATTGAAAAAAGAAAAATTGATTCAAGAAAAAAAGGTTTATATCTTTTAAAAGATGGAATTTTAGCCATTAATTATATTGATTCTTTTCTTCCAAATATACAAGATAAATTTAAAAATTTATTTTCAGAAAATGAGATTAAAATTTTTTTAAATATATTAAAAAAATTTAAAAAGCAATTAGAAATTATAAATAGTAAAAATTTATAA